Below is a genomic region from Pseudomonas frederiksbergensis.
CGTCATCGTGCAGCAGGGTCGCGGTGTGCAGGAACTCAATGGTTGCGGCCAGCAGACGCATGTCGTCGCCTTCGCGACCCAGGGCCTTGCCACACAGCAACACTAATAGAGGACGCAGGCGTTTACCGCCGGCCGAGGTAATGTAGTCGCCGATTTTCGATACCAGCGGCACTCGGGAAGTCAGCTGCTTCTTGATGATGCCGTCGACGGCGTTAAAATCGTCCGCCACCGAGCGGTAGAAAGCTTGGGGTTGCATCAGCGACAGTCGCTCCAGAAGGGTTGCGCGGCATGCTAGGACCCGCGTCGGGGCCTGTCAAGGCGCGATGGACGGCCTCTTGCAACGTGCTCGTGCCTTGCGTACAATCGCGCACCCTGAACTTCCTGGGCAGCACCTGCCTTACGCAATTGCATTTGGGTCGTTCCATCCCATGCAGCCATGCCAGCCAATACCTCTTCTTATAAAGAGCTGGGTGAGCAGGATTATCGGAGAAATACCATGTCGTACGCAGTAATCGTTACTGGTGGCAAGCAATACAAGGTCGCCCCAGGTGAATACCTGAAGATCGAGAAACTGGAAATCGCTACCGGCGAATCCGTAACTTTTGATCGCGTTCTGTTGGTCGCCAATGGCGATGACGTGAATATCGGTGCTCCAGTTGTTGCTGGTGCTACCGTTGTGGCTGAAGTGATCTCCCAAGGTCGTCACGATAAAGTCCGCATCATCAAGTTCCGTCGTCGTAAGCACCACATGAAGCGTATGGGCCACCGCCAGTGGTACACCGAGATCAAAATCACCGGTATTCAGGCTTAATTTCAGCCTAATTCCTCACTAGGAGAATTGAACTCATGGCACACAAAAAAGCTGGTGGTAGTACCCGTAACGGTCGCGACTCAGAAGCCAAACGCCTTGGCGTGAAGATGTATGGCGGCCAGGTTATCATTCCGGGCAACATCATCGTGCGTCAGCGCGGCACCCAATTCCACGCTGGCTACGGCGTTGGCATGGGCAAAGATCACACTCTGTTCGCTAAAATCGACGGCGTGATCAAGTTCGAAGTAAAAGGCGCCTTCGGTCGCCGTTACGTGAGCATTGTCCCGAAGACTGCAGTCGTCGCGGCATAATTACGTAGTTGCTGGAAAAGCCCTGTCTTGCGACGGGGCTTTTTCGTTTGTGGGGTGAGTCTCTTGCAAAACTGTTTGTATGGGCTGCCGGCGCTGGATTGTGCGGTCGTTGATTGAGGTCGCTGCGCTCATTTTTGCAAGAGTCTTATGTCTTAGTGTTTTTCGGCTCGTCCGTATGGCGAGAGGCGTTCTGTTATGAAGTTTGTTGATGAAGTATCGATTCGAGTAAAAGCTGGCGACGGCGGCAATGGTTGCATGAGTTTCCGTCGGGAAAAATTCATCGAAAACGGCGGTCCTAATGGCGGTGATGGTGGTGACGGCGGCTCGGTCTACATGATCGCCGACGAAAACCTCAACACCCTGGTCGACTACCGTTACACCCGGCACTTCGATGCTGAGCGTGGTTCCAACGGCGGCAGCACCGACTGTACTGGTAAGAAGGGTGAAGAGCTGGTGTTGCGGGTTCCGGTCGGCACCACGGTTATTGACTCTGCTACGCAAGAAGTCATTGGCGACCTGACCAAGGCTGGCCAGCGTCTGCTGGTGGCTCATGGTGGCTGGCACGGTCTGGGTAACACCCGTTTCAAGTCCAGTACCAACCGCGCGCCGCGCCAGACTACGCCGGGCAAGCCGGGCGAGCAGCGTGACCTCAAGCTGGAAATGAAGGTGTTGGCCGATGTCGGTCTGCTGGGCTTGCCAAATGCCGGCAAAAGTACCTTTATCCGTTCAGTCTCGGCGGCCAAGCCCAAAGTGGCTGATTATCCGTTCACCACGCTGGTGCCGAACCTGGGTGTGGTCAGCGTCGATCGCTGGAAAAGCTTCGTGGTCGCGGACATTCCGGGTCTGATCGAAGGTGCTTCCGATGGTGCGGGTCTGGGGATTCGTTTTCTCAAGCACTTGTCGCGTACCCGTCTGCTGCTGCACCTCGTGGACATGGCGCCGCTGGATGACGCCAGTGCTCCAGATGCTGCCGAAGTGATCGTCAGCGAGCTGACCAAGTTCAGTCCGTCCCTGGCTGAGCGTGATCGCTGGTTGGTGCTGAACAAGTGCGACCAGATTCTTGAGGAGGAGCATGAGGCTCGGGTCAAGGAAATCGTTGATCGTCTGGAGTGGACCGGTCCGGTCTACGTGATCTCGGCCATTGCCAAAGAAGGCACTGAGCGCTTGACGCGCGACATCATGCGTTACCTGGAAGATCGTGCCGATCGTCTGGCTAACGACCCGGTTTACAAGGAAGAACTGGCGGATCTCGATCAGCGCATCGAAGACGAAGCCCGTGCTCAGTTGCAGGCGCTGGATGACCAGCGTGCGCTGCGCCGCAGCGGCGTGAAGTCGGTCCATGACATTGGCGACGATGACTGGGACGAAGAGGATGTGGATGATGAAGATGGTCCAGAAATCATTTACGTGCGTGACTGATTCGTTGCAGTAAACTTAAGCGCCGCTCAATCGAGCGGCGTTTTGGTATCTGGAAATCGGTAGTCACGAATAACGTTACGGGCAGCGCTGGGTCGCGCTGTCCTCAAGCTAAGGTTGAAGATGATGCGGAGCAAGGTGACAGGTGCGCAGCGTTGGGTCGTGAAGATCGGCAGCGCTTTGCTGACGGCTGACGGCAAGGGTCTGGATCGCGCGGCAATGAGCGTCTGGGTTGAGCAGATGGTCGCGCTGCATGAGGCGGGTGTCGAGCTGGTGCTGGTGTCCTCCGGGGCAGTAGCGGCAGGTATGAGTCGCCTTGGCTGGACCGCACGACCCAGTGCGATGCACGAGTTGCAGGCGGCTGCCGCCATTGGTCAGATGGGGTTGGTGCAGGCCTGGGAGTCGAGCTTTGCCGAG
It encodes:
- the rplU gene encoding 50S ribosomal protein L21 — protein: MSYAVIVTGGKQYKVAPGEYLKIEKLEIATGESVTFDRVLLVANGDDVNIGAPVVAGATVVAEVISQGRHDKVRIIKFRRRKHHMKRMGHRQWYTEIKITGIQA
- the rpmA gene encoding 50S ribosomal protein L27, encoding MAHKKAGGSTRNGRDSEAKRLGVKMYGGQVIIPGNIIVRQRGTQFHAGYGVGMGKDHTLFAKIDGVIKFEVKGAFGRRYVSIVPKTAVVAA
- the cgtA gene encoding Obg family GTPase CgtA, which produces MKFVDEVSIRVKAGDGGNGCMSFRREKFIENGGPNGGDGGDGGSVYMIADENLNTLVDYRYTRHFDAERGSNGGSTDCTGKKGEELVLRVPVGTTVIDSATQEVIGDLTKAGQRLLVAHGGWHGLGNTRFKSSTNRAPRQTTPGKPGEQRDLKLEMKVLADVGLLGLPNAGKSTFIRSVSAAKPKVADYPFTTLVPNLGVVSVDRWKSFVVADIPGLIEGASDGAGLGIRFLKHLSRTRLLLHLVDMAPLDDASAPDAAEVIVSELTKFSPSLAERDRWLVLNKCDQILEEEHEARVKEIVDRLEWTGPVYVISAIAKEGTERLTRDIMRYLEDRADRLANDPVYKEELADLDQRIEDEARAQLQALDDQRALRRSGVKSVHDIGDDDWDEEDVDDEDGPEIIYVRD